A region from the Priestia filamentosa genome encodes:
- a CDS encoding methylthioribulose 1-phosphate dehydratase, giving the protein MSGYEEKWLELADIKDELAERDWFFGTSGNLSIRVTESPTTFLVTASGKDKRKRTNEDFLLVDQHGLSVEETGLKPSAETVLHTAIYEKTKAGCVLHVHTVDNNVVSELYGDQGKVVFTKQEIIKALGLWEEDAKVEIPIIPNFADLQKLGDVFEKHIKEDTGAVLIRNHGITVWGKTAFEAKRHLEAYEFLCSYLLKLKLFAKQIEFTN; this is encoded by the coding sequence ATGAGTGGGTACGAAGAAAAGTGGCTTGAATTAGCTGATATCAAGGATGAATTGGCAGAAAGAGACTGGTTTTTCGGCACAAGCGGTAACTTATCAATTAGAGTAACAGAAAGTCCTACAACATTTCTTGTTACAGCAAGCGGAAAAGATAAGCGCAAACGTACAAATGAAGACTTTTTACTTGTAGATCAACATGGGCTTTCTGTAGAAGAAACAGGGCTTAAACCTTCTGCAGAAACTGTTCTCCATACGGCTATTTATGAGAAAACGAAAGCAGGATGCGTTTTGCATGTGCATACAGTTGATAACAACGTTGTTTCAGAACTTTATGGTGATCAGGGGAAAGTTGTGTTTACAAAGCAGGAGATTATTAAAGCATTAGGACTTTGGGAAGAAGATGCGAAAGTAGAGATTCCAATCATCCCAAATTTTGCGGATTTACAAAAACTTGGAGATGTATTTGAAAAGCATATTAAGGAAGATACAGGAGCTGTATTAATTCGCAATCACGGAATCACAGTATGGGGGAAAACTGCTTTTGAAGCTAAACGTCATTTAGAAGCATATGAGTTTTTATGTAGCTATTTATTAAAGCTTAAGCTTTTTGCAAAACAGATAGAGTTTACAAACTAA
- a CDS encoding PAS domain S-box protein, whose translation MKLIQNRNTILVKLLWFFFMADLIAIFTVNSKVEVVYTFIGFSAIVGLCLLIPLSALILYCKNHAITMYSIITAFYIYIVYLIMSNPSLVNYLFLLLGIMICFFYQDGKLIVLSSIASILLLGYFYTTQFSIIVESMTKFDVIYFILFIIFSAILYGYYARFTNRLWLKVFSEVKEKEEALHSAQEHFQAFFMYNNDAMVVVDLLGNVINVNPAYERIYGWKKEDILGEFLPSIPETHIKEAKQRFCRVEKGERIIGFETVDICKDGTLIHVEITISPICDQFGKVIALSEICRDITERKATEELLRQRDKLVLAGEMAAGVAHEVRNPLTSLNGFIQLIHETDSKHRTYTTIMLSELKRINDIVGEFLLLAKPQSLHMEIGLLEKVLSDVTLLFKTEGALNNISISLEPFQEPAYIQGDTNQLKQVFINLLKNSLEAMPNGGKIIITPKTTEDGFVDIFIKDNGVGISKALLSKIQEPFFTTKEKGTGLGLVIIQNILHQHQGSFVIYDSKINEGTTVRVRLPVINIS comes from the coding sequence ATGAAGTTGATCCAAAATCGAAATACGATTTTAGTAAAGCTATTGTGGTTCTTCTTTATGGCAGATCTTATTGCCATTTTTACTGTTAATTCGAAAGTAGAGGTTGTGTATACTTTTATCGGATTTTCAGCAATTGTGGGATTATGTTTGCTTATTCCATTATCTGCACTTATTCTCTATTGTAAAAATCATGCGATAACAATGTATAGCATCATTACAGCATTTTATATTTATATCGTATATCTGATTATGTCTAACCCTTCTTTGGTAAATTACCTTTTTCTACTACTCGGCATTATGATTTGCTTCTTTTATCAAGATGGAAAATTAATCGTTTTGTCATCAATTGCATCCATTTTGTTACTTGGATACTTTTATACAACTCAGTTTTCTATCATAGTAGAATCCATGACAAAGTTTGATGTTATTTATTTCATTCTATTTATCATATTTTCAGCTATTTTATATGGATACTATGCTCGTTTTACCAATCGACTATGGTTAAAAGTATTTAGCGAAGTCAAAGAGAAAGAGGAAGCGCTTCACTCAGCACAAGAGCATTTTCAAGCTTTTTTTATGTATAACAATGATGCAATGGTTGTTGTAGATTTACTAGGAAATGTTATTAACGTAAATCCGGCTTATGAACGCATTTATGGATGGAAAAAAGAAGATATTTTAGGGGAGTTTCTCCCTTCCATTCCGGAAACACATATAAAAGAAGCGAAGCAGCGCTTTTGTCGTGTTGAAAAGGGAGAGCGAATCATCGGATTTGAAACTGTCGACATATGTAAAGATGGAACGCTCATCCATGTAGAAATTACGATATCTCCCATTTGTGACCAGTTTGGGAAGGTGATTGCTCTTTCTGAGATTTGTCGGGATATTACGGAAAGGAAAGCAACGGAAGAACTTTTAAGACAGCGTGATAAGCTTGTCTTAGCTGGAGAAATGGCTGCTGGAGTAGCACATGAGGTACGTAATCCGCTCACATCCTTGAACGGGTTTATTCAGCTTATTCATGAGACAGATTCAAAGCATAGAACATATACAACAATTATGCTCTCAGAATTAAAGCGAATTAATGATATCGTAGGAGAATTTCTTTTGCTTGCAAAGCCTCAGTCCCTTCATATGGAAATTGGTCTTCTTGAAAAAGTATTGTCAGATGTTACTCTCCTTTTTAAAACAGAAGGTGCTTTAAATAATATTTCAATCTCTCTTGAACCATTTCAAGAACCTGCTTATATTCAAGGAGACACAAATCAGCTTAAACAAGTTTTTATCAATTTGCTCAAAAACTCGCTTGAAGCTATGCCTAACGGAGGGAAAATCATCATCACTCCAAAGACTACAGAAGATGGCTTTGTGGATATATTTATTAAAGATAACGGAGTTGGAATTTCCAAAGCCCTTCTTTCTAAAATTCAAGAACCCTTTTTCACAACAAAAGAAAAAGGCACAGGGCTTGGACTTGTCATTATTCAAAATATTCTTCATCAACATCAAGGATCATTTGTCATTTATGATTCAAAGATAAATGAAGGAACAACAGTAAGAGTTCGTTTACCTGTTATAAATATTTCATAG
- a CDS encoding 2-hydroxy-3-keto-5-methylthiopentenyl-1-phosphate phosphatase: protein MKNLILFCDFDGTVTFKDNIIEIMKKFAPKEWVSLKDQVLAEEIPIKDGVGKMFNLLPSSLKEDMTEYVLENAQIRNGFSEFVLYVKEHNIPLYIVSGGIDFFVHPILSPYIEKDFIYCNKGDFSGENVQIRWPHSCDSQCDNGCGCCKPSLLRTLQKDDAFTIVIGDSVTDFQAAKQADFVIARDYLLEKCETLKLPHASFDTFYDVISEIKRVREELK, encoded by the coding sequence ATGAAGAATTTGATCTTGTTTTGTGATTTTGATGGAACGGTTACATTTAAAGATAACATTATTGAAATTATGAAAAAATTTGCGCCGAAAGAATGGGTTTCATTAAAAGATCAAGTGCTTGCTGAAGAAATCCCGATTAAAGATGGAGTTGGAAAGATGTTTAATCTTTTACCATCTTCTCTTAAAGAAGACATGACAGAGTATGTATTAGAAAATGCGCAGATTCGCAATGGCTTCAGTGAGTTTGTTTTGTATGTGAAAGAACATAACATTCCTCTTTATATCGTAAGTGGAGGTATTGATTTTTTTGTTCATCCTATTCTCTCTCCTTATATAGAAAAAGATTTTATCTATTGCAATAAAGGAGATTTTAGCGGAGAGAATGTACAAATTCGCTGGCCACATAGCTGTGATAGTCAGTGCGATAACGGTTGCGGGTGCTGTAAACCATCGCTGTTAAGAACGTTGCAAAAAGATGATGCATTTACAATTGTTATTGGCGACTCTGTCACAGATTTTCAAGCTGCAAAGCAAGCTGATTTCGTAATTGCTAGAGATTACTTGTTAGAGAAATGTGAAACATTAAAGCTACCACATGCTTCATTTGACACGTTTTATGATGTTATCTCTGAGATTAAGCGGGTGAGGGAGGAACTAAAATGA
- a CDS encoding cupin domain-containing protein translates to MANIRLHKTNERVENQEEVAVFLQSQEVIYENWDISKLPIHLQENYRLKEEEKEEILATFKEEIADISARRGYKAQDVISLSAATPNLDELLNNFQREHHHTDDEVRFIVSGHGIFVIQGKDGHFFDVELEPGDLISVPENIQHYFTLMDDRKVVAIRIFVTTEGWVPIYADTK, encoded by the coding sequence ATGGCAAACATTCGTTTACATAAAACAAATGAGCGTGTTGAAAATCAAGAGGAAGTTGCGGTATTTTTACAAAGTCAAGAAGTAATCTATGAGAATTGGGATATTTCAAAGTTACCTATTCACCTGCAAGAGAATTATCGTTTAAAAGAAGAAGAAAAAGAAGAGATTTTAGCAACATTTAAAGAAGAGATTGCAGACATCTCGGCTCGTCGTGGCTATAAAGCTCAGGATGTTATTTCTTTATCTGCTGCCACTCCAAATCTAGATGAACTGCTAAATAACTTTCAGCGTGAACACCATCATACAGATGATGAAGTTCGATTTATTGTAAGTGGACACGGCATTTTTGTTATCCAAGGAAAAGATGGCCACTTTTTCGATGTTGAGCTTGAACCTGGCGATCTTATTTCCGTTCCTGAAAATATTCAGCATTACTTTACACTTATGGATGACAGAAAAGTTGTTGCAATCCGTATTTTTGTTACAACAGAAGGATGGGTACCAATCTACGCTGATACTAAATAA
- a CDS encoding MarR family winged helix-turn-helix transcriptional regulator — protein sequence MGNELTNKELDQSLKLFIVLSRASRSINDQVQHIIQGYGMNPTEFAVLELLYHKGGQPLQQIGGKILLASGSITYVVDKLEKKGFLKRVACPTDRRVTYAEITDEGKEIIEDIFKPHAERIHELFNPLSQDEKETAIELLKKVGLHASSFHK from the coding sequence ATGGGAAATGAATTAACAAATAAAGAGCTTGACCAATCGTTAAAGCTTTTTATCGTTTTATCTAGAGCAAGTAGATCAATAAATGATCAAGTACAACACATTATTCAAGGTTATGGTATGAACCCAACAGAGTTTGCGGTATTAGAACTTCTTTATCATAAAGGAGGACAGCCACTTCAACAAATAGGAGGAAAAATTTTATTAGCTAGCGGTAGTATTACCTATGTTGTAGATAAGTTAGAAAAGAAGGGGTTTTTAAAACGTGTAGCATGTCCAACAGATAGACGTGTTACATATGCAGAAATTACTGATGAAGGTAAGGAGATTATTGAAGATATTTTTAAACCTCATGCTGAGAGAATCCATGAACTTTTCAATCCTTTATCACAAGATGAAAAAGAAACTGCTATTGAGCTTTTAAAAAAGGTAGGACTTCACGCAAGTTCTTTTCATAAATAA
- a CDS encoding PAS domain-containing sensor histidine kinase translates to MILRSLFSKWRTSHLLLYLVIVLIPSLLISTVATQWRINVLQEQETKQALHIASLHKNYVDRFISEIITSIETMAISSYAEDQSFEQLQAIFERAQQKDARLSGIYYYDIDGNTKFGSNALLQPFNVSDHPFFKELLETRNTTISNAYYEPTTGRYIITIATPLLDDQGEIKAVIAANLRVRYVATVLEELTPDESVKLLDENNKEIFHTGKDLKTEHKTTIDTQLERVPWTVSVATSNVNQGTFGPFFAFSFFGSFIVMSVLFLNFRIRMLKRQALQERIQNEAQKLELVGTLAASTAHEIRNPLTGIKGLVALLSEKHKGEQDQFYFSVIQTEIERINEIVSEFLILGKPVVEKQGYYHLQQILSDVTPIIKSEANLHNIEVITTLPPEPLYVLCTRDHLKQVVLNLAKNALDSMPEGGTLTLSLSKRQEVAILHVQDTGTGISKEILSKIFHPFFTMKDTGTGLGLVVCKRIIEAIDGTIEIDSTVGKGTNVIVTIPIQTEHTES, encoded by the coding sequence TTGATACTTCGATCACTTTTTTCTAAATGGCGAACGTCTCATTTACTTTTATATTTAGTTATTGTATTAATTCCTTCCCTTCTTATCAGTACAGTTGCAACCCAATGGCGGATAAATGTTTTACAAGAACAAGAAACAAAACAAGCGCTTCATATTGCATCTCTGCATAAAAATTACGTGGATCGCTTTATTAGTGAAATTATTACGAGTATTGAAACAATGGCAATCTCTTCTTATGCTGAAGATCAGTCTTTTGAACAGCTTCAAGCTATCTTTGAAAGAGCACAGCAAAAGGACGCAAGGTTATCCGGTATTTACTATTACGATATAGATGGAAATACAAAGTTTGGTTCAAATGCTCTGCTGCAACCTTTTAATGTAAGTGATCATCCCTTTTTTAAAGAACTCCTAGAAACTAGAAATACAACGATTTCAAATGCATATTACGAGCCAACAACAGGCCGATATATTATTACAATTGCTACTCCATTACTTGATGATCAAGGAGAAATTAAAGCTGTAATCGCAGCAAATTTGCGTGTTCGGTATGTAGCAACCGTTTTAGAAGAGCTTACACCAGATGAAAGTGTAAAGCTGCTTGATGAAAACAATAAAGAAATTTTTCATACAGGGAAAGACCTAAAAACCGAACATAAAACAACAATAGATACCCAGCTTGAGCGAGTACCGTGGACAGTTTCTGTAGCTACTTCTAATGTTAACCAAGGAACCTTTGGCCCATTCTTTGCTTTTTCCTTTTTTGGTTCTTTTATTGTGATGAGCGTTCTTTTTTTAAATTTTAGAATTAGGATGCTAAAAAGACAGGCGCTTCAAGAAAGAATCCAAAATGAAGCTCAAAAACTTGAACTTGTCGGAACTCTTGCAGCAAGTACTGCACATGAAATTCGAAATCCCTTAACAGGAATTAAAGGTCTTGTGGCCCTTTTAAGCGAAAAACATAAAGGAGAACAAGATCAGTTTTATTTTTCAGTTATACAAACAGAAATTGAACGAATCAATGAAATTGTTAGTGAATTTCTTATTCTTGGCAAACCTGTCGTAGAAAAACAAGGATACTATCATCTACAACAAATACTATCCGATGTTACACCTATTATAAAATCAGAAGCCAACTTACATAATATCGAGGTCATAACAACTCTTCCTCCAGAGCCTCTTTATGTTCTTTGTACAAGAGATCATTTAAAACAAGTTGTTCTGAATTTAGCAAAAAATGCCTTAGATTCAATGCCAGAGGGAGGAACATTAACCCTTTCTCTTTCCAAAAGACAAGAAGTTGCCATCTTGCATGTCCAAGATACAGGGACTGGGATATCCAAAGAAATACTTTCGAAAATTTTCCACCCTTTCTTTACGATGAAAGATACAGGAACTGGACTTGGACTTGTTGTTTGCAAACGAATTATTGAAGCTATTGATGGGACAATTGAAATCGATAGTACAGTAGGAAAAGGAACAAATGTTATTGTCACAATCCCAATTCAAACAGAGCATACCGAAAGCTAA
- a CDS encoding ATP-dependent Clp protease ATP-binding subunit, which translates to MLCQNCGHNKANIQLNLQINGERNQYQLCHTCYQELQQKHKTPAGSGGGFMNIDDLFKHLASSSSQPEQQNNPPSSQNGGGGFLDQYGRNITNAAKAGLIDPVIGRDEEVERVSEILNRRNKNNPVLIGEPGVGKTAIAEGLALKIANGDVPSKLMNKEVILLDVASLVANTGIRGQFEERIKSLITELQSRKNIILFVDEIHLLVGAGSAEGSMDAANILKPALARGELQLIGATTLKEYRNIEKDAALERRFQPVMVHEPSEEEAFAILQGIKEKYEQYHGVTFTDEALKACVSLSHRYIQDRFLPDKAIDLLDEAGSKMNLKAGVQDHKEVEARLAEIAKEKEAALKEEKYEVAAKLRDEEVRLDSSLKGDSNDSLTIEISHIEEIVEKKTGIPVGKLQENEANKMNNLADSLNSHVIGQKEAVSKIAKAIRRSRAGLKAKHRPIGSFLFVGPTGVGKTELTKTLAKELFGTKDSMIRLDMSEYMEKHAVSKLIGSPPGYVGHEEAGQLTEKVRRNPYSLILLDEIEKAHPDVQHMFLQIMEDGRLTDSQGRTVSFKDTVIIMTSNAGAGVKKITVGFENSAIKDTSVLESLSAYFKPEFLNRFDSIVEFNHLEKEDLIKIVDLMVEELNETLKEQDIDVTISQEVKEKIAELGYHPEFGARPLRRAIEEHLEDAITDRILDEPDVKTLNIIIENDDIAVKA; encoded by the coding sequence ATGTTATGTCAAAACTGTGGTCACAACAAAGCCAATATTCAGCTAAATCTTCAAATTAATGGTGAACGTAATCAATATCAACTTTGTCATACATGCTATCAAGAACTACAACAAAAACATAAGACTCCTGCAGGATCTGGAGGTGGATTTATGAACATTGATGACTTATTTAAACATTTAGCATCATCATCTTCACAACCTGAGCAACAGAACAATCCACCATCTTCACAAAATGGTGGGGGAGGCTTCCTAGATCAATATGGAAGAAATATTACAAATGCAGCGAAAGCTGGCCTTATTGATCCAGTCATTGGTCGTGACGAAGAAGTAGAACGTGTAAGTGAGATTTTAAATAGAAGAAATAAAAACAATCCGGTTTTAATTGGAGAACCTGGTGTTGGTAAAACAGCCATTGCTGAAGGTCTTGCTTTAAAAATTGCAAATGGTGATGTACCAAGCAAGCTAATGAATAAGGAAGTTATTCTTCTTGATGTGGCATCTCTTGTTGCAAATACAGGAATTAGAGGTCAATTTGAAGAACGCATTAAATCGCTAATTACAGAACTCCAGTCTCGTAAAAATATTATTCTCTTTGTGGATGAAATCCACTTACTTGTTGGCGCTGGTTCTGCGGAAGGTTCAATGGATGCGGCTAACATCTTAAAACCTGCTCTTGCTCGCGGTGAGCTTCAACTTATCGGAGCAACAACGCTAAAAGAGTATCGCAACATTGAAAAAGATGCTGCGCTAGAGCGTCGATTCCAACCAGTAATGGTTCATGAACCTTCTGAAGAGGAAGCCTTTGCTATTCTTCAAGGTATCAAAGAAAAATATGAACAATATCATGGAGTAACGTTTACAGATGAAGCGCTAAAAGCATGTGTATCTCTTTCACATCGTTACATCCAGGACCGCTTCTTACCTGATAAAGCAATCGACCTTCTTGATGAAGCTGGTTCAAAAATGAACTTAAAAGCTGGCGTGCAAGATCATAAGGAAGTTGAAGCTCGTCTAGCTGAGATTGCAAAGGAAAAAGAAGCAGCGCTGAAGGAAGAAAAATACGAAGTTGCAGCTAAACTTCGCGATGAAGAAGTGAGACTAGACTCTTCTCTCAAAGGCGATAGTAACGATTCACTTACTATTGAGATTTCTCACATTGAAGAAATTGTCGAGAAGAAAACAGGCATTCCAGTTGGAAAACTTCAAGAAAATGAAGCAAATAAAATGAACAACTTAGCTGACAGCTTAAATAGCCACGTGATTGGCCAAAAAGAAGCTGTTTCTAAAATTGCTAAAGCAATCCGTCGTTCAAGAGCTGGGCTGAAAGCAAAACACCGTCCAATTGGTTCTTTCCTCTTTGTAGGACCAACAGGTGTTGGGAAAACTGAGCTTACAAAAACACTTGCAAAAGAGCTGTTCGGTACGAAAGATTCAATGATTCGGCTTGATATGAGTGAATACATGGAGAAACATGCCGTATCTAAACTTATCGGTTCACCTCCTGGTTATGTTGGACATGAAGAAGCTGGTCAGCTTACTGAAAAAGTGCGTCGTAATCCATATTCACTAATTTTGCTTGATGAAATTGAAAAAGCACATCCAGATGTTCAACACATGTTCTTGCAAATCATGGAAGATGGCCGTCTGACAGACAGCCAAGGACGAACAGTAAGCTTTAAAGATACCGTTATTATTATGACAAGTAATGCAGGTGCTGGCGTTAAGAAAATTACGGTTGGATTTGAAAATAGCGCTATAAAAGATACTTCTGTTCTTGAGTCACTTTCTGCTTACTTCAAACCAGAGTTTCTTAACCGCTTTGATAGCATTGTTGAATTCAATCATCTTGAAAAAGAAGATCTTATTAAAATTGTAGATTTAATGGTTGAAGAACTGAATGAAACGCTAAAAGAACAAGATATTGATGTTACTATTTCACAAGAAGTTAAAGAAAAAATTGCTGAACTTGGATATCATCCAGAATTCGGAGCTCGTCCACTACGTCGAGCAATTGAAGAACATCTTGAAGATGCTATTACAGACCGTATTCTTGATGAGCCTGACGTGAAAACACTGAATATTATTATTGAGAATGATGATATTGCAGTTAAAGCATAA
- a CDS encoding aspartyl-phosphate phosphatase Spo0E family protein: protein MAREDKMLQTYSDGKAEALLGEILHKRQEMCKLAEQKGYTHKDTIFCSQELDELLNRYQRCLEQKQEDKRPFFTILPTSLAFSK, encoded by the coding sequence ATGGCAAGGGAGGATAAAATGTTGCAAACGTATAGTGATGGTAAAGCAGAGGCACTGCTGGGCGAAATTTTACACAAAAGACAAGAGATGTGTAAACTTGCTGAGCAAAAAGGTTATACACATAAAGATACCATTTTCTGCAGCCAAGAATTGGACGAGCTATTAAATAGATATCAGCGATGTCTTGAACAAAAGCAGGAAGACAAGAGGCCTTTCTTTACTATTTTACCAACGTCACTTGCTTTTTCTAAATAA
- a CDS encoding DUF4931 domain-containing protein, with protein MTRSHLIFDSSIGKQKPETIVNRQNPCPFCNVEALTHIMDQKDSIIWLENKYPVLQDAFQTVIIETDECTSELSLYSKEHLHKLIDFALEKWKEMQENSEYKSVLFFKNHGPMSGGSLRHPHMQIVGLKNVDAYRELDERQFEGLTIHEENGIIFNLSTLPRVGFFEFNVHLKQDGEQTIFADLLQTAVHYVLHHFHRNCTSYNLFFYPLRNKEVVVKILPRFSTSPLFMGYDIAQVSNKLSDVVHQVQELYFSQKK; from the coding sequence ATGACACGATCACATCTTATTTTTGATTCATCTATTGGAAAACAAAAACCCGAAACAATTGTTAACAGACAAAATCCTTGTCCGTTTTGTAATGTAGAAGCTCTCACTCACATTATGGACCAAAAAGACTCCATTATTTGGCTTGAGAACAAGTATCCAGTTTTACAAGATGCATTTCAAACCGTCATTATTGAAACAGATGAATGCACCTCAGAGCTTTCTTTATATTCAAAAGAACACCTTCATAAGCTCATCGATTTTGCGTTGGAAAAGTGGAAAGAAATGCAGGAAAATAGCGAATATAAATCTGTTCTGTTTTTCAAAAACCATGGTCCTATGTCTGGAGGTTCTTTACGTCATCCACACATGCAAATTGTAGGACTTAAAAATGTTGATGCTTATAGAGAATTAGACGAGCGACAGTTCGAAGGATTAACTATTCATGAGGAGAACGGGATAATATTTAATCTTTCTACTCTCCCAAGAGTTGGTTTTTTCGAATTTAATGTTCACTTAAAACAAGACGGAGAACAAACAATATTTGCTGATTTGCTACAAACGGCTGTTCACTATGTATTACATCATTTTCATAGAAATTGTACGAGTTATAATTTATTTTTCTATCCCCTTCGAAATAAGGAAGTTGTTGTGAAAATTCTACCGCGATTTTCAACATCTCCTCTTTTTATGGGCTACGATATTGCTCAAGTTTCTAACAAGCTCTCAGACGTCGTCCACCAAGTTCAAGAACTGTACTTTTCTCAAAAAAAATAA
- a CDS encoding ZIP family metal transporter, translating to MKEVLIGSILSALSTGLGALPILFIQHLLTHKWRDILLAFTAGVMTAAATMSLIPESLQTGGLFPLTIGLLLGTLALTLLERNIPHINLEHQKTGIQFDEKAFLIVAAITLHNIPEGLSVGVSYASDVDNTGNLIALAIGLQNAPEGLLVALFLVQQKMHRFKAFIIATLTGTVEIVAGLLGFYLTSFFDSLVSYGLAFAAGAMLYIIYKELIPESHGDGNEQTSTHSFIIGVLSMILLINLF from the coding sequence ATGAAGGAAGTTTTAATCGGGAGCATTTTATCAGCTCTTTCAACAGGCTTAGGAGCTCTTCCAATCTTATTTATTCAACATCTCTTAACACACAAATGGCGTGATATTTTATTAGCTTTTACAGCCGGTGTTATGACAGCTGCTGCTACAATGAGTCTTATTCCAGAGTCTTTACAAACAGGCGGTCTTTTCCCTTTAACGATTGGATTATTGTTAGGAACCCTTGCTTTAACATTACTTGAACGGAATATTCCTCATATTAATTTAGAACACCAAAAAACAGGCATTCAGTTTGATGAGAAAGCTTTTCTGATCGTTGCAGCGATTACTTTGCACAACATTCCAGAAGGTCTTTCCGTTGGAGTTAGCTATGCTTCTGATGTGGATAATACAGGTAACTTAATCGCGCTTGCCATCGGGTTACAAAACGCGCCTGAAGGGTTGCTTGTTGCTTTATTTTTAGTGCAACAAAAAATGCACCGTTTCAAAGCTTTTATTATAGCAACACTAACAGGTACTGTAGAAATAGTTGCGGGTCTTCTTGGCTTTTATCTTACATCTTTCTTCGATTCTCTTGTTTCCTATGGCCTTGCTTTTGCAGCAGGAGCGATGCTTTATATCATTTATAAAGAACTGATTCCAGAAAGTCATGGAGATGGGAATGAACAGACATCCACTCATTCTTTTATTATTGGTGTTCTTTCCATGATTCTGCTCATCAATTTGTTTTAA